A single genomic interval of Spinacia oleracea cultivar Varoflay chromosome 6, BTI_SOV_V1, whole genome shotgun sequence harbors:
- the LOC130463155 gene encoding uncharacterized protein — MKKKLDEAKGLWADELPNVLWSIRTTAKNSTGETPFLLAYGAEAVLPIEMCEPTLRVMLFDENANWEMMKAALDFLPETRGNAALRQQLYKLRMTREYNKRVSRRILKVGDFVLRKMEVVGRANE; from the coding sequence atgaaaaagaagcttgatgaaGCAAAAGGGTTgtgggccgacgagttacccaatgttttatggtctatacggacaACGGCAAAAAActccacaggagaaacaccattcttatTAGCATATGGAGCTGAAGCCGTCCTACcaatagaaatgtgtgaaccaactctACGCGTCATGTTATTTGATGAAaatgccaattgggaaatgatgaaggcggccttgGATTTCCTACCAGAAACCAGAGGGAACGCAGCTCTACGTCAGCAACTATACAAACTCCGAATGACTAGAGAGTACAACAAAAGGGTCTCCAGAAGAATCTTAAAGGTTGGAGATTTTGTGCTAAGGAAGATGGAAGTCGTTGGACGTGCTAATGAATAA